One region of Carbonactinospora thermoautotrophica genomic DNA includes:
- a CDS encoding ATP-binding protein has product MQPRVAYPPREDAVGLVRRHVASFLTWRGLHRRFPTQDAQLVATELFTNAVRHARHHGHPITVAVEHREGVLRVEVHDPDPAPPVPRLTADPEATSGRGLLLVASLTRRWGTTPTPDGGKAVFTEIPPRPNP; this is encoded by the coding sequence ATGCAGCCGAGGGTGGCCTACCCGCCGCGGGAAGACGCGGTGGGGCTGGTGCGCCGGCACGTGGCGTCCTTCCTCACCTGGCGGGGACTGCACCGCCGCTTCCCCACCCAGGACGCGCAACTGGTGGCGACCGAACTGTTCACCAACGCCGTCCGCCACGCCCGCCACCACGGCCACCCGATCACGGTCGCGGTGGAGCACCGCGAAGGCGTGCTACGGGTGGAGGTCCACGACCCGGACCCCGCACCGCCCGTCCCCCGGCTCACCGCCGACCCGGAAGCCACCTCCGGACGCGGGCTGCTGCTGGTCGCCTCCCTGACCCGCCGGTGGGGCACCACCCCCACCCCGGACGGCGGCAAGGCCGTGTTCACCGAGATCCCCCCGCGCCCCAACCCCTGA
- the tgmA gene encoding putative ATP-grasp-modified RiPP codes for MTGEVHDAMTVMFTHTDRWPVTSATGDIESELPLARPWGVRRMKPFKRTPLPEIGRMELDPDTQTTRYFDRAGRPIEMGKHSKTYSATEHGTTTGGDSVRPNHDQDHEQDAQESD; via the coding sequence TTGACCGGGGAGGTTCACGACGCGATGACGGTCATGTTCACCCACACCGACAGGTGGCCGGTAACAAGTGCCACGGGGGACATCGAGTCGGAACTGCCGCTCGCCCGCCCCTGGGGCGTCCGCCGGATGAAGCCGTTCAAGCGGACGCCGCTGCCCGAGATCGGCCGCATGGAGCTGGACCCGGACACGCAGACCACCCGGTACTTCGACCGGGCAGGGCGCCCGATCGAGATGGGCAAGCACTCCAAGACCTACTCGGCGACCGAACACGGCACGACGACGGGCGGGGACTCGGTGCGCCCCAACCACGACCAGGACCACGAACAGGACGCCCAGGAATCGGACTGA
- a CDS encoding immunoglobulin domain-containing family protein has protein sequence MPLPHRAGASAVPSPPRAPGPNQPTYAWWLNWIEGDFAALRYVVLGGSDFTSHPEQAAAIGAYLRWRNRHAVPKRDFAPDSKIRHPDYTIKVA, from the coding sequence GTGCCGCTTCCACACCGGGCGGGAGCCAGCGCGGTCCCATCCCCGCCACGCGCGCCCGGCCCTAACCAGCCCACCTACGCGTGGTGGCTGAACTGGATCGAAGGCGACTTCGCTGCCCTGCGCTACGTCGTCCTGGGCGGCTCGGACTTCACCAGCCACCCCGAACAGGCCGCCGCGATCGGCGCCTACCTGCGCTGGCGCAACCGGCACGCCGTACCCAAACGCGACTTCGCCCCCGACTCCAAGATCCGCCACCCCGATTACACGATCAAGGTCGCATGA
- a CDS encoding aminotransferase class V-fold PLP-dependent enzyme: protein MDIDVARARAETPGCARVVHLNNAGAALPPQPVLDTVVDHLRREALTGGYEAHEDRVEEFAATYQAIAALLNAHPEEIAVVENATRAWDMAFYSIPFRPGDRILTSAAEYASNAIPYLQVARRHGVRVEFVPDDEHGQLSVEALRSMLDERVRLIAVTHVPTHNGLVNPVEKIGEVAREAGVLYLVDACQSAGQVRLDVEAIGCDMLSATGRKYLRGPRGTGFLYVSQRVLDELEPPFLDLHAATWVAPDRYEIRGDARRFENWESYRAGQLGLGAAVRYALELGMPAIESRVAALGERLRALLAELPEVTVHDRGERRCGIVTFSVAGHDPDDLKPRLRARGFNVSVSAATSAQYDFTSKGLPPRLVRASVHYYNTEDELDRFCGALRELVRG, encoded by the coding sequence GTGGACATCGACGTCGCCCGTGCCCGTGCCGAAACACCCGGCTGCGCTCGGGTCGTCCACCTCAACAACGCGGGCGCCGCGCTGCCCCCGCAGCCCGTGCTCGACACGGTCGTCGACCACCTGCGCCGGGAGGCGCTGACCGGCGGGTACGAGGCCCACGAGGACCGCGTTGAGGAGTTCGCCGCCACGTACCAGGCGATCGCCGCCCTGCTCAACGCGCACCCGGAGGAGATCGCCGTCGTCGAGAACGCCACCCGCGCCTGGGACATGGCGTTCTACTCCATCCCCTTCCGGCCCGGCGACCGGATCCTCACCTCCGCCGCCGAGTACGCCTCGAACGCCATCCCCTACCTGCAGGTGGCGCGGCGGCACGGCGTGCGGGTCGAGTTCGTCCCCGACGACGAGCACGGCCAGCTCTCCGTCGAGGCGCTGCGCTCGATGCTCGACGAGCGGGTCCGGCTGATCGCGGTCACCCACGTCCCGACCCACAACGGGCTGGTCAACCCGGTCGAGAAGATCGGCGAGGTCGCCCGCGAGGCCGGCGTGCTGTACCTGGTCGACGCCTGCCAGTCCGCCGGCCAGGTCCGCCTGGACGTCGAGGCGATCGGCTGCGACATGCTGTCCGCGACCGGGCGCAAGTACCTGCGCGGCCCGCGCGGCACCGGCTTCCTGTACGTGTCGCAGCGGGTGCTGGACGAGCTGGAGCCGCCGTTCCTGGACCTGCACGCCGCCACCTGGGTCGCGCCGGATCGGTACGAGATCCGCGGCGACGCCCGCCGGTTCGAGAACTGGGAGTCCTACCGCGCGGGCCAGCTGGGCCTGGGCGCCGCCGTCCGGTACGCGCTGGAACTCGGCATGCCCGCCATCGAGTCCCGCGTCGCCGCCCTGGGCGAGCGGCTGCGCGCGCTGCTGGCCGAGCTGCCCGAGGTGACCGTCCACGACCGCGGTGAGCGCCGCTGCGGCATCGTCACCTTCTCGGTGGCCGGCCACGACCCGGACGACCTCAAGCCGCGCCTGCGCGCCCGCGGCTTCAACGTCTCGGTCTCGGCCGCCACCTCGGCCCAGTACGACTTCACCTCCAAGGGTCTGCCGCCCCGCCTGGTCCGCGCCTCGGTGCACTACTACAACACCGAGGACGAACTGGACCGGTTCTGCGGGGCACTGCGCGAGCTGGTCCGCGGCTGA
- a CDS encoding response regulator transcription factor, with protein MTATTTGQEPRAASPELSPLHTWLLRAAARGETIDAIARRTGLSRRSRHFTRIYRALGARNRAHAVALAYRHGHLNPADHEPNTPPPRPDRTSRTARTRRLPTRTTR; from the coding sequence ATGACCGCGACAACCACAGGCCAGGAACCCCGCGCGGCGTCGCCCGAGCTGAGCCCGCTGCACACCTGGCTGCTGCGCGCCGCCGCCCGCGGCGAAACCATCGACGCCATCGCCCGGCGCACCGGCCTGAGCCGCCGTTCCCGTCACTTCACCCGCATCTACCGCGCCCTCGGCGCCCGCAACCGCGCCCACGCCGTCGCCCTCGCCTACCGGCACGGCCACCTCAACCCCGCCGACCACGAACCGAACACCCCGCCACCCCGCCCCGACCGCACAAGCCGCACCGCAAGGACACGCAGGCTCCCCACCCGTACGACCCGATGA
- the tgmC gene encoding ATP-grasp peptide maturase system methyltransferase: MPDATPQHSQDVAERLARLAEELAKDGSLRTEPWRAALLAVPRHVFVPRFYLPRNGPRGTEWVPVTPATHDEDERLDLAYRNETLVTQIDGESWQAPTPRTGRPTSSSTLPGLVVRMLEELDVHEGMRVLEIGTGTGYSTALLCHRLGDGNVVSIEYDQAVAGRAQDALAALGYHPTLVVGDGAHGHPARAPYDRVIATCAFTHLPYAWVEQSRPGAKILTTFNGRQLASAMVRLEVGDDGTAKGRFYPDTISFMISRPQVPASEPVALCEGMFEREGERIVDFDPAWFDDWTFRFLFQCRFPNLRTGVIRLQGDQEWTTAITDPDTGAWATYRLTGDGRLAVRESEPGGLWTRVEQTFRDWESLGRPGIEKFELTVTPDEQSFRVPGSGIRWHLPR, from the coding sequence ATGCCTGACGCCACGCCCCAGCACTCCCAGGACGTCGCGGAGCGGTTAGCGCGGCTCGCCGAGGAGCTGGCCAAAGACGGGAGCCTGCGTACCGAACCCTGGCGGGCCGCCCTGCTGGCGGTCCCGCGTCACGTCTTCGTCCCGCGCTTCTACTTACCGCGCAACGGTCCCCGCGGCACCGAGTGGGTGCCGGTCACACCCGCCACCCACGATGAGGACGAGCGGCTCGACCTCGCCTACCGGAACGAGACTCTGGTGACCCAGATCGACGGCGAGTCCTGGCAGGCCCCGACGCCGCGGACGGGCCGGCCGACCAGCTCCTCGACCCTGCCCGGCCTGGTCGTGCGCATGCTGGAGGAGCTGGACGTCCACGAGGGCATGCGCGTGCTGGAGATCGGCACCGGGACCGGCTACTCCACGGCGCTGCTGTGCCACCGGCTCGGGGACGGCAACGTGGTCTCCATCGAGTACGACCAGGCCGTGGCCGGCCGCGCCCAGGACGCGCTGGCCGCCCTGGGCTACCACCCGACCCTCGTCGTCGGCGACGGCGCGCACGGCCACCCCGCCCGTGCCCCGTACGACCGGGTGATCGCCACCTGCGCCTTCACCCACCTGCCCTACGCCTGGGTCGAGCAGAGCCGGCCCGGCGCGAAGATCCTCACCACGTTCAACGGCAGGCAGTTGGCATCGGCCATGGTCCGCCTGGAGGTCGGCGACGACGGCACCGCCAAGGGCCGCTTCTACCCCGACACGATCTCCTTCATGATCTCCCGCCCGCAGGTACCGGCATCCGAGCCAGTCGCCTTGTGCGAGGGGATGTTCGAGCGGGAGGGCGAGCGGATCGTCGACTTCGACCCGGCCTGGTTCGACGACTGGACCTTCAGGTTCCTGTTCCAGTGCCGCTTCCCCAACCTCCGTACCGGTGTCATCCGGTTGCAGGGCGACCAGGAATGGACCACCGCCATCACCGACCCGGACACCGGAGCCTGGGCCACGTACCGGCTCACCGGAGACGGCCGGCTCGCCGTGCGGGAGAGCGAACCCGGTGGCCTGTGGACCCGGGTCGAACAGACCTTCCGCGACTGGGAATCCCTCGGCCGGCCCGGCATCGAGAAGTTCGAGCTGACCGTGACCCCGGACGAGCAGTCCTTCCGCGTACCCGGCTCCGGCATCCGCTGGCACCTGCCGCGGTGA
- the tgmB gene encoding ATP-grasp ribosomal peptide maturase, which translates to MGDERPVLVVTRLDDPTADNVIAELNRRAVPVVRLDAAQFPTELSLAALVGGGAGLRGRLRTASRTADLAGVRSLYYRRPSAFAFPRMTEQDRAFAGAQARYGLGGVLASLPGCLYVNHPHRIADAEFKPMQLATAVEVGFTVPATLITNDPDTARDFARQVGPVVYKPLRAVPYTEDGAPKAVWVEEVDPAEFDDSIRLTAHLFQAKIDKIADARVTVVGDRVFAVRIDGNALDWRYDYDALAYQVVEPPARLVTALHDYLARFGLVFGAFDFALTADGDWVFLECNPNGQWGWLEPATGLPLTAAVADLLQKGRTHA; encoded by the coding sequence ATGGGCGACGAGCGGCCGGTCCTGGTGGTGACGCGCCTGGACGACCCGACGGCGGACAACGTGATCGCCGAGCTGAACCGGCGCGCGGTCCCCGTGGTACGGCTCGACGCCGCGCAGTTCCCCACCGAGCTGTCCCTGGCCGCTCTGGTCGGCGGTGGTGCGGGGCTGCGCGGGCGGCTCCGCACCGCCAGCCGTACGGCCGACCTCGCGGGCGTGCGGTCGCTGTACTACCGCAGGCCGTCCGCCTTCGCCTTCCCCAGGATGACCGAGCAGGACCGGGCCTTCGCCGGAGCGCAGGCCCGGTACGGGCTCGGCGGAGTGCTCGCCTCGCTGCCCGGCTGCCTGTACGTGAACCACCCGCATCGCATCGCGGACGCGGAGTTCAAGCCGATGCAGCTCGCGACGGCTGTGGAGGTCGGGTTCACGGTGCCGGCGACGCTCATCACCAACGACCCGGACACGGCACGCGACTTCGCCCGGCAGGTCGGGCCGGTCGTGTACAAGCCGCTACGAGCCGTTCCCTACACCGAGGACGGCGCGCCCAAGGCGGTGTGGGTCGAGGAGGTCGACCCGGCGGAGTTCGACGACTCGATCCGGCTGACCGCGCACCTTTTCCAAGCCAAGATCGACAAGATCGCCGACGCGCGGGTCACCGTGGTCGGGGATCGGGTCTTCGCGGTTCGCATCGACGGGAACGCGCTGGACTGGCGGTACGACTACGACGCGCTGGCCTACCAGGTCGTGGAACCGCCCGCGCGGCTCGTCACCGCGTTGCACGACTACCTCGCCCGGTTCGGGCTGGTGTTCGGCGCTTTCGACTTCGCCCTGACCGCCGACGGCGACTGGGTGTTCCTGGAGTGCAACCCCAACGGCCAGTGGGGATGGCTGGAGCCGGCCACCGGGCTCCCGCTCACCGCGGCCGTCGCCGATCTCCTGCAGAAAGGACGAACCCATGCCTGA